From a single Vitis vinifera cultivar Pinot Noir 40024 chromosome 18, ASM3070453v1 genomic region:
- the LOC100260744 gene encoding uncharacterized protein LOC100260744 has product MAFSLSNHLLFTPKPSKTLALHPPHPSKPILGFRLSTSSPILRRSFKPFLALQDSTPYTNNEEEGSRYDVKTSKSEADQKPLSVLKSLIKAYKDAVLDGDEKAVSEIEAMIDTIESEKAELAQKVSALSAEITSGKEKYIRLQADFDNFRKRSEKERLTVRTDAQGEVVESLLPMIDNFERAKQQIKPETEKEKKIDTSYQGIYKQFVEIMRSCHVAAVATVGKPFDPALHEAIAREESQEFKEGIIIQEIRRGFLLGDRLLRPAMVKVSTGPGRKKTSAVADKSTGQPATAAGVDER; this is encoded by the exons ATggccttttctctctctaaccaccTCCTCTTCACCCCAAAACCCTCTAAAACCCTTGCTCTTCATCCTCCTCATCCCTCTAAACCCATTCTAGGGTTTCGTCTCTCTACTTCCTCCCCAATTCTCAGACGTTCCTTCAAGCCTTTTCTCGCTCTCCAAGATTCTACTCCCTAT ACAAACAATGAAGAGGAGGGTAGTCGGTATGATGTTAAAACATCAAAAAGTGAAGCAGATCAGAAACCTCTGTCTGTTTTGAAGTCGCTTATTAAAGCATACAAAGATGCTGTTTTAGATGGAGATGAAAAGGCTGTATCTGAAATTGAAGCAATGATAGACACGATTGAAAGTGAGAAGGCTGAATTGGCACAGAAAGTTTCTGCTTTATCAGCAGAAATAACATCTGGGAAGGAGAAATATATTCGTTTACAAGcagattttgataattttaggAAAAGATCAGAGAAGGAAAGGCTTACAGTAAGAACTGATGCTCAAGGAGAAGTAGTTGAGAGCCTTTTGCCCATGATTGACAATTTTGAGAGAGCCAAACAACAAATCAAACCTGAAactgaaaaggagaaaaaaattgatacaaGCTATCAGGGTATATACAAGCAATTTGTGGAGATCATGAGGAGTTGTCATGTGGCTGCTGTAGCAACAGTGGGAAAGCCATTTGATCCTGCA CTGCATGAGGCCATTGCCCGTGAGGAGTCTCAAGAATTCAAGGAAGGGATTATAATTCAAGAAATTCGCCGGGGCTTCCTCCTTGGTGATCGACTTCTAAGACCAGCAATGGTTAAAGTCTCCACAGGCCCTGGTAGGAAGAAAACTTCTGCTGTTGCTGATAAATCTACAGGCCAACCTGCAACAGCTGCTGGAGTAGATGAACGATAG
- the LOC100265954 gene encoding pentatricopeptide repeat-containing protein At1g20230: protein MEILHSGSLPPHPFPSSPFPDTCFLHLSPHNRNFFPLPKSKFRVSTPRIIGFKHSTVSNHIHPQTLLPSFVDTLTNSSPTEIGDSISLLNRCSTLSEFRQIHGRIVKLNALKWKSSIGNKLVVLYCKNQWSLEDARKLLDEIPNRTVPAYAALIRSYCRSEQWDELFSLFRLMVYEGMLPDKYLVPTILKACSAMLLLRIGKMVHGFVIRKSVESDVFVGNALIHFYSNCGDLGSSRSVFHSMQERDVVSWTALISAYMEEGLLDEAKHIFHLMQLDGVKPDLISWSALLSGFARNGEIDLALETLEEMPERGLQPTVNSWNGIISGCVQNGYLEDALDMFSRMLWYPEDPNIITIASILPACTGLKALRLGKAIHAIALKHGIVGNVYVEGSVIDMYSKCGSYDYAEKVFVKAENKNTAMWNEMIAAYVNEGKVEDALGLLRSMQKDGWKPDVITYNTILSGHARNGLKTQAFELLSEMVQMGLKPNVVSFNVLISGFQQSGLSYEALKVFRIMQSPSDGCNPNEVLNLSMRPNPITITGALPACADLNLWCQGKEIHGYTLRNGFEPNIFVSSALVDMYAKCHDMDSANKVFFRIDGRNTVSWNALMAGYIYNKQPEEALKLFLEMLGEGLQPSSITFMILFPACGDIAAIRFGRGLHGYAAKCQLDELKNAIASALIDMYAKCGSILDAKSVFDSEVEKDVPLWNAMISAFSVHGMARNAFAVFVQMELLGILPDHITFVSLLSACARDGLVEEGWKYFNSMEISYGVAATLEHYTCMVGILGGAGLLDEALDFIRQMPYPPDACMWATLLQACRVHSNPEIGERAAKALFELEPDNATNYMLLSNIYVSSGMWDFAKNLRSFMRGRKLLTIKECSYLTVGSHICTFKGGESSHPELEEILEAWDKLARKMELSGYFPLDPVFDDEEKELDPFSCLHTEKLAICFGIISSNTYRPVHVSKNIRMCIDCHTSAKLISKIDGREIFVKDVCFYHHMKDGICSCQDRW from the coding sequence ATGGAAATTCTACACAGTGGTTCTCTTCCTCCTCATCCTTTTCCTTCGAGTCCCTTTCCCGACACTTGTTTCCTTCACCTATCACCACATAACCGCAACTTCTTCCCATTGCCCAAATCTAAATTTCGAGTTTCTACGCCTAGGATTATTGGTTTCAAACACTCAACTGTCTCAAATCACATACACCCACAAACCCTTCTCCCTTCATTTGTTGATACTCTGACCAATTCTTCTCCTACTGAGATTGGTGACTCTATTTCTCTACTGAACCGATGCAGCACACTGTCTGAATTCCGGCAAATCCATGGCCGGATTGTGAAATTAAATGCTTTAAAATGGAAGAGTTCTATTGGAAATAAGCTGGTAGTACTCTATTGCAAGAATCAGTGGTCGCTGGAAGATGCTCGAAAGTTGCTTGATGAAATTCCCAACAGAACAGTACCTGCTTATGCTGCATTGATCAGATCATATTGTCGGTCTGAACAGTGGGATGAACTTTTTTCCTTGTTTCGGTTGATGGTTTATGAGGGGATGCTCCCTGATAAATATCTTGTGCCCACGATTCTAAAAGCATGCTCAGCTATGCTGTTATTGAGGATTGGTAAAATGGTTCATGGGTTTGTGATAAGGAAGAGTGTAGAGTCAGATGTTTTTGTTGGGAATGCACTCATTCACTTTTATTCAAATTGTGGGGATTTGGGATCTTCAAGAAGTGTTTTTCACTCCATGCAGGAAAGAGATGTAGTTTCATGGACTGCCCTAATTTCTGCTTACATGGAGGAAGGTCTTCTGGATGAGgcaaaacatatttttcatttgatgCAGTTGGATGGAGTTAAGCCTGATTTAATTTCTTGGAGTGCACTTTTATCGGGCTTTGCTCGGAATGGAGAGATTGATTTGGCTCTTGAAACTTTGGAGGAAATGCCAGAGAGGGGGCTGCAGCCAACCGTTAATTCTTGGAATGGGATTATCTCAGGTTGTGTTCAAAATGGATATCTGGAAGATGCTTTGGATATGTTTTCTAGGATGCTATGGTATCCCGAGGATCCAAACATCATAACGATTGCAAGCATCTTACCAGCTTGTACAGGTTTGAAAGCTTTGCGTTTAGGAAAGGCAATTCATGCAATTGCCCTTAAACATGGAATTGTTGGGAATGTTTATGTGGAGGGATCGGTAATTGATATGTATTCAAAATGTGGGAGCTATGATTATGCAGAGAAGGTTTTTGTTAAGGCAGAGAACAAAAATACAGCCATGTGGAACGAGATGATTGCAGCTTATGTAAATGAGGGAAAGGTGGAGGATGCATTAGGCCTTCTTAGATCAAtgcaaaaggatggatggaaacCTGATGTAATTACCTACAACACTATACTTTCTGGGCATGCAAGAAATGGGCTTAAGACACAGGCATTTGAGTTATTGTCTGAGATGGTCCAGATGGGTTTAAAGCCAAATGTCGTTTCGTTTAACGTCCTAATATCTGGTTTTCAACAATCTGGGCTAAGTTACGAAGCTTTGAAGGTGTTCCGGATCATGCAATCACCTTCTGATGGTTGCAATCCTAATGAAGTTCTAAATTTGTCAATGAGACCTAACCCCATCACTATTACTGGTGCTCTTCCAGCTTGTGCTGACTTAAACTTATGGTGCCAAGGGAAAGAAATCCATGGATACACTTTGAGGAATGGTTTTGAGCCCAATATCTTTGTTTCAAGTGCATTGGTTGACATGTATGCAAAGTGCCATGACATGGATTCAGCAAATAAGGTATTCTTCAGAATTGACGGTAGAAACACAGTTTCCTGGAATGCTTTAATGGCGGGCTATATTTACAATAAGCAGCCAGAAGAGGCTCTTAAACTCTTTCTTGAAATGTTGGGAGAAGGCCTTCAGCCTAGCTCAATTACCTTCATGATACTTTTCCCTGCTTGTGGTGATATAGCAGCCATAAGGTTTGGGCGAGGATTACATGGCTATGCTGCTAAGTGTCAATTGGACGAGTTGAAAAATGCCATTGCAAGTGCTTTAATAGACATGTATGCAAAGTGTGGTAGCATTTTGGATGCGAAATCAGTGTTTGACTCTGAAGTTGAAAAAGATGTGCCTCTATGGAATGCCATGATCTCTGCCTTTTCAGTTCATGGGATGGCCAGGAATGCTTTTGCCGTGTTTGTACAAATGGAATTATTGGGAATTCTACCTGACCATATTACCTTTGTTTCACTTCTTTCAGCTTGTGCTCGAGATGGGTTGGTAGAGGAAGGGTGGAAATATTTCAATTCAATGGAGATATCCTATGGGGTTGCTGCTACTTTGGAACACTATACATGCATGGTTGGCATTTTAGGTGGTGCCGGTTTACTAGATGAGGCTCTTGACTTCATTAGACAAATGCCATATCCTCCTGATGCTTGTATGTGGGCTACTCTTTTACAAGCTTGCAGAGTTCATTCAAATCCAGAAATAGGTGAAAGAGCTGCAAAAGCTCTTTTTGAGCTTGAACCAGATAATGCTACTAACTATATGCTCCTGTCCAATATCTATGTCTCATCAGGGATGTGGGACTTCGCAAAGAACTTGAGGAGTTTTATGAGGGGCCGTAAGTTGTTAACTATAAAGGAGTGCAGCTATTTAACCGTTGGTTCACATATATGCACATTTAAAGGGGGAGAAAGCTCTCATCCAGAGTTGGAGGAAATTCTAGAGGCATGGGACAAATTGGCCAGGAAAATGGAGCTTTCTGGGTATTTTCCTCTTGATCCTGTTTTtgatgatgaagaaaaagaGCTGGATCCATTCTCTTGCCTACACACTGAAAAGTTGGCTATATGTTTTGGCATCATCTCATCAAATACTTACCGTCCCGTCCATGTCTCAAAGAATATAAGGATGTGTATCGACTGTCATACATCAGCTAAACTCATATCTAAAATTGATGGAAGGGAAATCTTTGTGAAGGATGTGTGCTTTTATCACCATATGAAGGACGGGATATGCAGCTGCCAGGATAGGTGGTGA
- the LOC100249007 gene encoding uncharacterized protein LOC100249007 isoform X2: MESSSSSSFQSLDSSEYVISNLDHFNLFILRPFLATTFVLSFILLGWLLAWKLVLVHVPLVQEIFGLRNKSRKPKPQTGRLSRFYSNINARDRASG, translated from the exons ATGGAGTCgtcgtcttcttcttccttccaaTCTCTCGATTCATCCGAATATGTTATTTCTAATTTGGATCATTTCAATCTATTCATTCTACGCCCGTTCCTCGCTACCACCTTCGTCCTATCCTTCATTCTTCTAG GTTGGTTGTTGGCGTGGAAGCTAGTATTGGTTCATGTTCCCCTTGTGCAAGAGATCTTCGGTTTGCGGAATAAATCCCGCAAACCCAAACCCCAGACTGGCCGCCTTTCTCGATTCTATAGCAACATTAATGCCCGCGACCGTGCTTCTGGCTG A
- the LOC100249007 gene encoding uncharacterized protein LOC100249007 isoform X1 gives MESSSSSSFQSLDSSEYVISNLDHFNLFILRPFLATTFVLSFILLGWLLAWKLVLVHVPLVQEIFGLRNKSRKPKPQTGRLSRFYSNINARDRASGW, from the exons ATGGAGTCgtcgtcttcttcttccttccaaTCTCTCGATTCATCCGAATATGTTATTTCTAATTTGGATCATTTCAATCTATTCATTCTACGCCCGTTCCTCGCTACCACCTTCGTCCTATCCTTCATTCTTCTAG GTTGGTTGTTGGCGTGGAAGCTAGTATTGGTTCATGTTCCCCTTGTGCAAGAGATCTTCGGTTTGCGGAATAAATCCCGCAAACCCAAACCCCAGACTGGCCGCCTTTCTCGATTCTATAGCAACATTAATGCCCGCGACCGTGCTTCTGGCTGGtaa